Proteins co-encoded in one Dreissena polymorpha isolate Duluth1 chromosome 12, UMN_Dpol_1.0, whole genome shotgun sequence genomic window:
- the LOC127854267 gene encoding zinc finger and BTB domain-containing protein 41-like translates to MTTRSTDSQEPGQTTSIHTEEVDETSTETKEHSDTAQEYNSQDAAENMLNCESSDIDDSDNDKDYIPEEGDASSDESIVVELIPNIQRFQKKTASTLPPIESLQSRERDESSAEAHKTNITIAQTNNSEYRHYDKRFYCMFCEKAQTKLNKHLLSQHKDGQDVKDLLNTENSAENKKMYEQIRNVGNHLHNVKVLRDGQGQLFVSYRQRNNQRVAADEYGPCPYCYGYYPKKILWRHTQKCKFTNAAGSRKRLALESSLLLPKSKEESTIFKTSNRVHEKRRNKSHSQK, encoded by the exons AGTACCGAAACTAAAGAACATAGCGACACTGCACAAGAGTACAATTCACAAGATGCAGCAGAAAATATGTTGAACTGTGAATCATCGGATATCGAT GATAGTGACAATGACAAAGACTATATTCCGGAAGAAGGCGATGCATCGTCAGATGAGTCGATAGTTGTCGAACTCATACCAAACATTCAAAGATTTCAAAAGAAGACAGCGTCAACACTACCTCCTATTGAATCCTTGCAATCTCGTGAACGTGACGAATCATCCGCAGAGGCACACAAAACCAACATCACCATCGCTCAAACAAATAACAGTGAATACAGACATTACGATAAGagattttattgcatgttttgcgaaaaggctcaaacaaaactaaacaaacaTTTGCTTTCGCAGCATAAAGATGGGCAAGATGTGAAAGATCTATTAAATACGGAAAAttcagcagaaaataaaaaaatgtatgaacaaATAAGGAACGTTGGGAACCATCTCCATAATGTTAAAGTATTGCGAGATGGCCAAGGACAGCTGTTTGTGTCATACAGACAACGTAACAATCAACGCGTAGCTGCAGACGAGTATGGACCTTGTCCTTACTGTTACGGGTATTACCCGAAGAAAATCCTGTGGAGGCACACTCAAAAATGTAAGTTTACAAATGCGGCGGGATCAAGAAAACGACTCGCTTTAGAGAGCAGCCTGCTATTACCAAAATCAAAAGAAGAAAGCACTATTTTTAAGACGAGTAATCGAGTCCATGAGAAACGACGAAATAAGTCGCATAGTCAAAAGTGA